In the genome of Vicia villosa cultivar HV-30 ecotype Madison, WI linkage group LG7, Vvil1.0, whole genome shotgun sequence, one region contains:
- the LOC131620178 gene encoding uncharacterized protein LOC131620178, which produces MKQRFWFWKTDVPFKIKAFGWRLLANRLPTKDLLAIRGIPLSFDASLCSFCKIDSENRDRSFFSCSFVKNIWRDIAVWIGKEGLVEDESHSSFMEWHSFCISKKVLDKKVDIVWLAITWALWLSRNEVCFREEVWSFDNVVWNIKALMLVIALAYLFVKDNFVNEVVFLFRFFVASNIYGLDIG; this is translated from the exons ATGAAGCAAAGATTTTGGTTTTGGAAAACGGATGTTCCTTTCAAGATAAAGGCGTTTGGATGGAGGCTTCTTGCTAATAGGCTCCCTACTAAAGATCTTCTAGCGATTAGAGGTATTCCGTTATCTTTTGATGCTTCCTTGTGCTCTTTTTGTAAGATTGATTCGGAGAATCGGGATCgttctttcttttcttgttcTTTTGTAAAGAATATTTGGAGGGATATAGCGGTGTGGATAGGTAAAGAGGGGTTAGTTGAGGATGAGAGCCATTCAAGTTTTATGGAATGGCATTCCTTTTGTATATCTAAGAAAGTGTTAGATAAGAAGGTAGATATTGTTTGGTTAGCAATTACTTGGGCTTTATGGTTAAGTAGGAATGAGGTTTGTTTTAGGGAAGAGGTTTGGAGCTTTGATAATGTTGTGTGGAACATCAAAGCGTTG ATGTTGGTAATAGCTTTGGCGTACCTGTTTGTTAAAGATAACTTCGTCAACGAGGTGGTTTTTCTTTTTCGATTTTTCGTTGCATCAAATATTTATGGTTTAGACATTGGATAA
- the LOC131620179 gene encoding uncharacterized protein LOC131620179, whose product MGFGAKWRGWMEKLVFKSHMSILVNGSSTEDFEVGKGLRQGDPLSPFLFVLVTEGLTGLVRKSIEIGEFDYFSINRNCPIDILQFADDTLLVGKGNWKHIWAIKAVLKAFELVSGLGIKYHKSKLIGINLNGSFLEAASNVLSCKVKDSNFFFLGIPVGYNPRKNETWEPLLSKMRNRLADADKGGEGVHASSKRFLMGGGGEDKRCIHWISWREVTKPFEKGGLGIKNIEDFNLSLLSKWRWKIIQGADSLWYKVLKERYGDLVLKVMGGAVDPIERRKASFWWKDLMKLGSNSFFDPFLSSCRFLLRNGYNIPFWDVMWLNGLILKEVFSNLYEASSLKMVLVAAMGGWVDNRWTWGNCGISENRLLEHEVAVE is encoded by the exons ATGGGGTTCGGAGCAAAGTGGAGAGGATGGATGGAAAAGCTCGTTTTCAAAAGTCATATGTCCATTCTTGTGAATGGAAGTTCGACGGAAGATTTTGAGGTGGGGAAGGGGTTGAGACAAGGTGATCCCCTATCACCCTTTCTCTTTGTTTTGGTGACGGAAGGTTTAACGGGTTTGGTGAGGAAATCTATTGAGATTGGGGAATTTGATTATTTTTCTATCAATCGGAATTGTCCTATTgatatccttcaatttgcggatgatactttgTTGGTGGGGAAAGGAAATTGGAAGCATATTTGGGCTATAAAGGCGGTGCTTAAGGCTTTTGAGTTGGTGTCGGGTTTAGGCATTAAATATCATAAAAGCAAGCTTATTGGGATCAATCTCAATGGGAGTTTTTTGGAAGCGGCCTCAAATGTTTTATCTTGTAAGGTTAAAGATAGTAATTTCTTTTTTCTTGGGATTCCGGTGGGGTATAATCCTAGAAAAAATGAGACTTGGGAACCTCTTTTATCCAAGATGAGAAACCGGTTGGCGG ATGCCGACAAAGGTGGCGAGGGAGTTCACGCGTCTTCAAAGCGGTTTCTTATGGGGGGGGGAGGTGAGGATAAGAGATGTATCCATTGGATTAGTTGGAGGGAGGTGACTAAACCTTTTGAGAAGGGGGGGTTAGGCATAAAAAACATAGAGGATTTTAATTTGTCTCTTTTGAGTAAATGGAGATGGAAGATTATTCAAGGGGCGGATTCTCTTTGGTACAAGGTTCTAAAGGAGAGGTATGGGGATTTGGTGTTAAAGGTGATGGGAGGGGCCGTTGATCCAATAGAGAGGAGAAAGGCGTCGTTTTGGTGGAAGGATTTAATGAAATTGGGGAGTAACTCTTTTTTTGACCCGTTTCTTTCTTCTTGTAGGTTTCTCTTGCGGAATGGTTATAACATCCCTTTTTGGGACGTTATGTGGTTGAACGGGTTGATTTTGAAAGAGGTGTTTTCGAATCTCTATGAGGCTTCTAGTTTGAAAATGGTGTTGGTGGCGGCAATGGGAGGATGGGTGGATAATAGGTGGACGTGGGGTAATTGTGGTATTTCCGAGAATCGGCTTCTTGAGCATGAGGTGGCGGTTGAATGA